A single Chaetodon trifascialis isolate fChaTrf1 chromosome 18, fChaTrf1.hap1, whole genome shotgun sequence DNA region contains:
- the dync2i1 gene encoding cytoplasmic dynein 2 intermediate chain 1, which yields MQSDKKITKEDTWRPADLRRHIREEGHGDERKHRGGGSLDRRRRDLEKEYRREGDKQRERETTRERRDEDEKNRYADQRKEGSRDRRGDKERDKRDERDREKRRERDKLVDEKGYGDDNREKRERRRDREEKHERERDKERHRDKEKERERYRERHNEEDRDKRREERDKEKRREERDREHRTERERRRHEDSGDRDRIEKHERERRDRHEERERRRDEHEDKRNDKERRERHGDRKHSELKEEREHRDEHRRHKEERERRHKERGDHDEKRRHDSESRGHRDLKGSGEEVRHHRGDRERAERDAHKERRHRDEEDPQRNHHRERTSSKKSASDNSHRRETKTEDVTKVSEHWTASVAGVGDTEEPVANDGDLADQEYEDDFEDYEEDFEEMDESANEGEDEESQHPEVGEEREELTAQRRKEIEAIQRAMDEENERVGTAQSRQITSREEEDGPRWSRGSEKAQSRASQRGKFIDFVAAKQREVSKKVATKQKKRSTELLRLIDLDFSMTFSLLDLPPVNEYDMYIRNFGTANTKQAYVQCNEDNADRDVQTEETEVCQKWTQHPPEHSGACGDPNLAHEARDKSIREANFDSQRLTAFLRSASQVMVVLLEEDRAERKSRRKLRSQTDTLSFSDGCLQLNTKLPFLYGRSISLVHFSQVQRHTMISVHSPTTKPSAVRLDSCTIICIWNIWEPSRPQKVLVYESEVQCCCFSPGKATLVFAGTSVGSVVLWDLREHARNHYRLKIGEDEWTFRQPTFSTDAVMSSAGHFSSVTSVEVVPSTVAGGLRPEVPLLASEEESSGLSFQLASLDESGVLNFWVVVELPKANESGSPTDLGLRPGGKVKLLHSASLLTAERASPRDAVKMGPLQTLHLKFLPTDSNHFFIGTNMGVVNHGTSHGLKAPPKFYRFQEERVRPIDVSSIHFSPFMQHLFLVGCGDGSIRLHAVSHEQPVAEWKNGTAGEPVVSLQWAQTRPAVFCVLDAASNLHIWDLLKNDTEPVVTERMDSDRVTAMAVFGDAGQQNIYSGIALAHESGTIEMQYFTRDFTVLVTAEEEKLESMINEAF from the exons ATGCAAAGCGACAAG AAAATCACCAAGGAAGACACATGGAGACCAGCTGACCTGAGAAGACACATCAGG GAGGAAGGACATGGCGACGAGAGAAAGCACCGTGGTGGAGGGTCCCTAGATAGGCGCCGCAGAGACCTGGAGAAGGAGTATAGACGAGAGGGAGACAAGCAGAGGGAAAGGGAGACtacaagagagagaagagatgaagatgagaaaAACAGATATGCAGATCAACGGAAAGAGGGCTCACGGGATCGGAGAGGCGATAAGGAAAGGGATAAAAGAGATGAGAGGGACAGGGaaaagagaagggaaagagaCAAGTTGGTAGATGAAAAGGGGTATGGTGATGATaacagggagaagagagagaggaggcgagaTAGAGAGGAGAAGCATGAAAGGGAGAGGGACaaggaaagacacagagacaaggagaaagagagggaaaggtaTAGAGAGAGGCACAACGAGGAGGACAGGGAtaaaaggagggaagagagagacaaggaaaaaaggagagaagaacGAGACAGAGAGCACaggactgagagggagagaaggagacacGAGGACAGCGGAGACAGAGATCGGATAGAAAagcatgaaagagagaggagagatcggcatgaagagagagagcgacgCCGAGATGAACATGAAGACAAGAGGAATGACAAAGAAAGGCGAGAGAGACACGGAGACAGAAAGCATTCGGAACTGAAGGAGGAAAGAG AGCACAGAGATGAACATAGACGAcataaagaggagagagagaggaggcacaaagagagaggagatcAT GATGAAAAGCGGAGGCATGACAGTGAATCCAGGGGGCATCGAGACTTAAAGGGGTCAGGTGAAGAGGTCAGGCATCACCGTGGTGACAGAGAGCGAGCAGAACGGGACGCACACAAGGAGAGAAGgcacagagatgaggaggaccCACAAAGAAATCATCACAGAGAGCGAACCAGCTCCAAGAAATCAGCCTCTGACAACAGTCACAGGCGTGAgactaagactgag GATGTAACAAAAGTATCTGAGCACTGGACAGCTAGTGTGGCAGGTGtaggagacacagaggagcct GTTGCCAATGATGGAGATCTGGCTGACCAGGAATATGAGGATGACTTTGAG GATTATGAGGAGGATTTTGAGGAGATGGACGAGAGTGCAAACGAAGGTGAAGACGAGGAGTCACAGCATCCAGAGGTgggtgaagagagggaggaactTACAGCACAAAGGAGAAAGGAAATTGAAGCGATTCAGAGAGCCATGGATGAAGAGAACGAGAGAGTCGGAACAGCTCAGTCCAGACAAATcacaagcagagaggaggaagatgggcCGAGATGGTCCAGGG GATCTGAGAAAGCCCAGAGCAGAGCCTCCCAGCGTGGGAAGTTTATCGACTTTGTGGCTGCAAAGCAGCGTGAAGTCAGCAAGAAAGTTGCCACAAAACAGAA GAAACGCAGCACAGAGCTTCTTCGTTTAATCGATCTGGATTTCTCAATGACGTTCTCCCTTTTGGATCTCCCACCTGTGAATGAATATGACATGTACATCAGAAACTTTGgaactgcaaacacaaagcag GCTTACGTTCAGTGTAATGAGGACAATGCAGATAGAGACGtccagacagaggagacagaggtgtgTCAGAAGTGGACACAGCATCCTCCAGAGCACAGTGGGGCCTGTGGTG ATCCGAACCTCGCTCATGAAGCACGAGACAAATCCATCAGGGAAGCGAACTTTGATTCACAGCGTCTGACAGCGTTTCTGCGCTCAGCCTCACAG GTGATGGTGGTCCTGCTGGAAGAGGATCGAGCTGAGAGAAAATCCCGCAGGAAGCTGAGGTCTCAAACAGACACGCTGTCTTTCAGCGATGGATGTTTACAGCTCAACACTAAGTTGCCTTTTCTTTATG GTCGCAGCATCAGCCTGGTGCACTTCTCTCAGGTGCAGAGGCACACCATGATTTCAGTCCACAGCCCGACAACTAAGCCCAGTGCTGTGCGTCTGGACAGCTGCACCATCATCTGCATCTGGAACATCTGGGAGCCGTCCAGGCCTCAAAAAGTCCTTGTCTATGAATCTGAG GTGCAGTGTTGTTGCTTCAGCCCTGGAAAGGCCACACTGGTGTTTGCAGGCACGTCAGTCGGCTCTGTGGTGCTGTGGGACCTGAGGGAGCACGCTCGTAACCATTACCGCCTGAAGATAGGGGAGGATGAGTGGACTTTCCGACAGCCCACCTTCTCCACTG ATGCAGTGATGTCCAGTGCCGGCCATTTCTCATCTGTGACGTCTGTGGAAGTTGTCCCCTCCACTGTAGCAGGAGGGCTGAGGCCAGAGGTCCCCCTTTTAGCGTCTGAGGAAG AGTCGTCAGGATTGTCATTCCAGCTGGCTTCTCTGGATGAAAGCGGGGTTTTAAATTTCTGG GTGGTAGTGGAACTCCCAAAAGCCAACGAGTCTGGCTCTCCAACAGATCTAG GACTCAGGCCTGGGGGCAAAGTAAAGTTGCTTCACAGCGCCTCCCTCCTCACTGCTGAGAG GGCATCACCGCGAGATGCAGTGAAAATGGGGCCGTTGCAGACACTTCATTTAAAATTCCTTCCAACAGACTCCAATCATTTCTTTATTGGCACCAATATG GGTGTGGTCAATCATGGAACAAGTCACGGTTTGAAGGCTCCGCCGAAGTTTTACAGGTTTCAGGAGGAGAGAGTTCGACCCATTGATGTCAGCTCAATCCACTTTTCTCCCTTCATGCAACATTTGTTCTTG GTGGGCTGTGGGGACGGCAGCATCAGGCTGCATGCAGTCAGCCATGAGCAGCCTGTGGCAGAGTGGAAGAACGGTACAGCTGGTGAACCAGTGGTCTCACTGCAGTGGGCTCAAACCAGACCAGCAGTCTTCTGTGTCCTCGACGCAGCCTCTAACCTCCACATATGGGACCTGCTGAAAAATGACACAGAGCCTGTGGTCACTGAAAGGATGGATTCTGATAG gGTGACTGCCATGGCTGTGTTTGGAGACGCGGGACAACAGAACATATATTCCGGAATAGCACTGGCGCACGAATCAGGAACCATagaaatgcaatatttcacaagaGATTTCACTGTGCTCGTTACTGCTGaagaggagaagctggagagTATGATCAATGAAGCCTTCTGA